The Antarcticibacterium sp. 1MA-6-2 genome has a window encoding:
- the trmD gene encoding tRNA (guanosine(37)-N1)-methyltransferase TrmD translates to MRIDIITVVPDILTSPFDVSILKRAIEKGLVEIHLHNLRDYVTDNYQQIDDYQFGGGAGMVMMIEPIDKCISALKAERNYDEVIYMTPDGGTLNQKMANTLSLKENVIILCGHYKGVDQRVRDHFITKEISIGDYVLSGGELAAAVLCDAVIRLIPGVLGNETSALTDSFQDDLLAPPVYTRPAEYNGWKVPEILTSGNFPKIETWREDQSYLRTRKLRPDLLKDE, encoded by the coding sequence ATGCGAATAGACATTATTACAGTTGTTCCGGATATTCTCACCAGCCCCTTTGATGTTTCAATTCTCAAACGAGCTATAGAAAAAGGCCTGGTTGAAATTCACCTTCATAACCTGAGAGACTATGTTACTGATAATTATCAGCAAATAGATGACTATCAATTTGGCGGTGGAGCAGGAATGGTAATGATGATAGAACCTATCGATAAGTGCATTTCGGCTTTAAAAGCAGAAAGGAATTATGACGAGGTAATCTATATGACTCCGGACGGTGGAACTCTAAATCAAAAAATGGCAAATACCTTATCGCTTAAAGAAAATGTAATTATTCTTTGCGGCCATTATAAGGGGGTCGATCAACGGGTAAGGGATCATTTTATTACAAAGGAGATTTCCATTGGAGACTATGTATTATCTGGAGGTGAATTAGCTGCAGCAGTACTTTGCGACGCTGTGATAAGGTTAATCCCGGGGGTACTGGGCAACGAGACTTCTGCACTTACAGATTCTTTTCAGGATGATCTTCTTGCTCCTCCTGTTTATACCCGCCCTGCCGAATACAATGGCTGGAAAGTTCCGGAAATTCTCACCTCCGGAAATTTCCCTAAAATAGAAACCTGGAGGGAAGATCAATCATACCTGAGGACCAGAAAGTTAAGACCTGATCTTCTGAAAGATGAATAG
- a CDS encoding DUF748 domain-containing protein, producing MSTEKKKHKVRRKRFIIPLTILVVLIIARLLLPYFLKKYVNKTLDNIPGYMGHVEDIDVALYRGAYVIDGLILRKLSAQTDTPVLDFEKSDISIEWKSLFKGKVVSEIILHNPKFNYIFEDQQKEPVEGEPDVDDWTDALTSLVPIDINHLNVHNGTANFVQLSASPEISMFLEQINLDATNLSNVVNEEEVLPSNLYAKAISIGGGDVTISGNLNLLKEIPDMDIEASIRKADVTKLNDLIKNFAGVDFESGTFELYSEIAIADGYIKGYLKPMFINTKILGKEEDENFFGKLWEGFVGALKFVFKNQSTDTLATRAPIEGDLNKPDTSIWTTVLNIFKNAWIEAFRGQVDKDIEFEDAAKAN from the coding sequence ATGAGTACTGAAAAGAAGAAGCATAAAGTACGCAGGAAGAGATTTATAATTCCTTTGACCATACTTGTTGTTCTAATAATTGCCAGACTCCTTCTCCCCTATTTTCTCAAGAAATACGTCAACAAAACTCTGGATAATATTCCAGGATACATGGGCCACGTTGAAGATATAGATGTTGCTCTTTACAGAGGCGCGTATGTCATAGATGGACTTATCTTAAGAAAATTAAGTGCGCAGACCGACACCCCTGTACTCGACTTTGAAAAGTCAGATATTTCAATAGAATGGAAGTCTTTGTTTAAAGGTAAGGTCGTAAGTGAAATTATCCTGCACAATCCTAAATTTAATTACATTTTTGAAGATCAACAAAAAGAACCTGTAGAAGGAGAACCCGATGTTGATGACTGGACTGATGCTTTAACCAGTTTAGTTCCTATAGATATAAATCATCTAAATGTTCATAATGGCACTGCTAATTTTGTGCAGTTATCTGCCAGTCCTGAAATAAGTATGTTCCTGGAGCAAATCAATTTAGATGCTACAAATTTAAGTAACGTGGTAAACGAAGAGGAAGTTTTACCGTCTAATCTTTATGCCAAAGCCATTTCTATTGGAGGCGGAGATGTAACAATTTCGGGAAACCTAAACCTTCTCAAAGAAATTCCAGATATGGATATAGAAGCTTCAATACGCAAAGCTGATGTTACCAAGCTGAACGATTTGATCAAGAATTTCGCCGGAGTGGACTTTGAAAGCGGCACCTTTGAGCTCTATAGTGAAATTGCTATTGCAGATGGTTATATAAAGGGATATTTAAAACCTATGTTTATAAATACTAAGATCCTGGGTAAAGAAGAGGATGAAAACTTCTTTGGTAAACTTTGGGAAGGATTTGTGGGTGCCTTAAAATTTGTATTTAAGAATCAAAGTACAGATACTCTTGCCACAAGAGCACCTATTGAAGGAGATCTAAATAAGCCTGACACCAGCATTTGGACTACCGTTTTGAACATTTTTAAGAACGCCTGGATCGAAGCTTTCCGGGGGCAGGTAGATAAAGACATAGAGTTTGAGGATGCAGCAAAAGCAAATTAG
- a CDS encoding glyceraldehyde-3-phosphate dehydrogenase, protein MGYNEVYEKELSFQADRRRASVEFIKIISDLWYDKSIELVLFRNQLINLNVSDILNLHEYAGAFVEKPISIFDSVEIAQAIKDLDLPPAKLDIGKLTYEYHLEDVEYHNAKAFLSGKLKDARNYKEVTPKDVVLYGFGRIGRLLARELMTRTGKGNQLRLRAIVTRGEIDATVLEKRASLLKSDSIHGDFSGTVTIDMDNSALIINGTTVHMISSEGPEEINYTRYGIENALIIDNTGAFRDQKELSRHLSSKGASKILLTAPGKGIPNIVHGVNHKEYNPDENDIFSAASCTTNAIAPVLKAIEESLGVVHGHLETIHAYTNDQNLVDNMHNKYRRGRAAGLNMVITETGAGKAVAKALPVLEGKLTSNAIRVPVPNGSLAILNLEVQKATSVAEVNGLMKKYALEGEMVEQIKYSLDNELVSTDIVGSAQPSIFDSKATIATEEGKNIVLYIWYDNEYGYSQQVIRLAKNIAKVRRFTYY, encoded by the coding sequence ATGGGCTATAACGAAGTTTACGAAAAGGAACTCTCTTTTCAGGCAGACCGCAGACGTGCGTCGGTTGAATTTATTAAAATTATAAGTGATCTTTGGTATGACAAATCCATTGAACTTGTATTATTCAGAAATCAATTAATAAATCTCAATGTTAGTGACATCCTCAATCTTCACGAATACGCAGGTGCCTTTGTTGAAAAACCCATTTCCATATTTGACTCAGTAGAAATTGCACAGGCTATAAAGGATCTGGATCTTCCTCCCGCCAAACTGGATATTGGGAAATTAACTTATGAATATCACCTGGAAGATGTAGAATATCATAATGCAAAAGCTTTCCTCAGCGGCAAATTAAAAGACGCCAGGAATTATAAAGAAGTTACCCCCAAAGATGTCGTTCTCTATGGTTTTGGAAGAATTGGAAGGCTTCTCGCGAGGGAGTTAATGACCCGTACAGGAAAAGGTAATCAATTAAGATTAAGAGCTATTGTTACACGCGGGGAAATTGATGCTACTGTTCTTGAAAAAAGAGCGTCTTTATTAAAAAGTGATTCTATTCATGGAGACTTCTCCGGAACGGTCACAATAGATATGGATAATTCTGCTCTTATTATTAATGGCACTACCGTTCATATGATCTCTTCGGAAGGACCTGAAGAAATTAATTATACCCGCTATGGGATTGAGAATGCTTTAATTATTGACAACACAGGGGCCTTTCGGGATCAGAAAGAATTAAGTAGACACCTGTCGAGCAAAGGTGCCTCTAAAATTTTATTAACCGCACCGGGAAAAGGAATTCCCAACATTGTACATGGAGTAAATCATAAGGAGTATAATCCCGATGAGAATGATATTTTTTCTGCAGCGTCCTGCACTACAAACGCCATTGCTCCTGTGCTAAAAGCAATAGAAGAATCTTTGGGAGTTGTTCATGGGCACCTTGAAACCATTCACGCCTACACAAACGATCAAAACCTGGTAGACAATATGCACAATAAATACAGGAGAGGTCGTGCAGCGGGATTAAATATGGTTATTACTGAAACAGGAGCGGGAAAAGCAGTAGCCAAAGCTTTGCCTGTTCTTGAAGGAAAATTAACATCTAATGCTATTAGAGTTCCGGTTCCAAACGGCTCCCTGGCAATCCTAAACCTGGAAGTGCAAAAAGCTACCAGTGTAGCAGAAGTTAACGGGTTAATGAAAAAATATGCCTTGGAAGGAGAAATGGTTGAACAAATAAAATATTCTTTAGATAATGAATTAGTGTCAACTGATATTGTAGGATCTGCCCAGCCTTCTATTTTTGACAGCAAAGCTACAATTGCAACCGAAGAAGGGAAGAATATAGTTTTATATATATGGTACGACAATGAATATGGATATAGCCAACAAGTTATAAGGCTGGCCAAGAATATTGCAAAAGTTAGAAGGTTTACATACTATTAA
- a CDS encoding trypsin-like peptidase domain-containing protein: MKKFTTLLFVSMLGGILTLGSYKIFLEEDIFNLDEVQQTTVQNPSAGILQVSYESKFYGTNADFTEAAEKTVHGVVHVKNVAVFGPSKSVWEHQYRGEGGGKALRGAGSGVIITPDGYIVTNNHVINGANEIEVTLNNNKTYKAEVIGTEPSADIALIKIDAENLDYLPFGNSNNIRLGEWVLAVGNPFNLTSTVTAGIVSAKARDINAYDGTPQSFIQTDAAINPGNSGGALVNINGELIGINTAITSQTGSYIGYGFAVPSNNARKIVEDILEYGNVQRGILGIRGQDVNQGISRKLDLPVAQGVLVGDVDSESGAAVAGIRQGDVIRQIDNIEVRKMSDLTGYIGSKRPDDVVKVTVIREGRERNLEVKLTKYETYAITPIGLEVTNASKEDLQRFKTTNGVKISGALTGDEQSQALIGIIITKLDNQKVNDISDVKKILNSKNPKEPLSVTFVNSKGEEQTYIWRQ, encoded by the coding sequence ATGAAAAAATTCACAACCCTATTATTCGTTTCAATGTTGGGAGGAATATTGACATTAGGCTCCTACAAGATCTTTTTAGAAGAAGATATTTTCAATCTTGATGAGGTTCAACAAACAACTGTTCAAAATCCTTCCGCAGGAATTCTACAAGTCTCATACGAATCTAAATTCTATGGAACCAATGCTGATTTTACTGAGGCAGCAGAAAAAACTGTTCACGGAGTGGTTCACGTAAAAAATGTTGCTGTTTTTGGCCCCTCAAAGAGTGTTTGGGAACACCAATACCGGGGAGAAGGCGGTGGTAAAGCTTTGAGAGGCGCAGGGTCTGGTGTTATTATCACTCCTGACGGATATATCGTTACTAATAACCACGTTATTAACGGTGCAAACGAAATTGAAGTTACACTTAATAATAACAAAACTTACAAAGCCGAAGTAATAGGAACTGAACCTTCAGCAGATATTGCTCTAATTAAAATTGATGCTGAAAACCTGGACTATCTTCCTTTTGGAAATTCAAATAATATTCGACTTGGGGAATGGGTTCTTGCAGTAGGTAACCCTTTTAATTTAACATCAACTGTGACTGCAGGAATTGTTAGTGCAAAAGCCAGAGATATTAATGCCTACGATGGAACACCACAATCTTTTATACAAACTGATGCTGCCATAAACCCCGGAAATAGTGGTGGTGCTTTAGTCAATATTAATGGGGAACTTATTGGAATTAACACCGCAATTACTTCTCAAACGGGTAGTTATATAGGTTATGGTTTTGCAGTGCCTTCTAATAACGCCAGAAAGATAGTAGAAGATATCCTGGAGTATGGAAATGTTCAAAGAGGAATTTTAGGAATTCGTGGGCAGGATGTCAACCAGGGAATCTCCCGAAAATTAGATCTTCCCGTTGCACAGGGAGTTTTGGTAGGTGATGTTGATTCAGAAAGTGGAGCTGCAGTTGCAGGTATTAGACAAGGCGATGTTATAAGACAAATTGACAATATCGAAGTGCGAAAAATGTCCGATTTAACTGGATACATTGGTTCTAAGAGGCCTGATGATGTTGTAAAAGTAACAGTTATAAGAGAGGGCAGGGAACGCAATTTAGAAGTGAAACTTACGAAGTATGAAACTTATGCAATTACCCCTATAGGCCTTGAGGTTACTAATGCTTCAAAAGAAGACCTGCAAAGATTTAAGACAACCAATGGAGTAAAAATAAGCGGTGCGCTAACGGGAGATGAGCAATCTCAGGCTCTAATTGGTATCATCATTACTAAACTTGATAACCAAAAAGTAAATGACATTTCAGATGTAAAGAAGATTCTTAATTCGAAAAACCCCAAGGAACCTCTTAGCGTAACCTTTGTAAACAGTAAAGGAGAAGAACAAACTTATATCTGGAGACAGTAA
- a CDS encoding GNAT family N-acetyltransferase — protein sequence MLTLKGNKVFLRALEPEDLDFIHEVENTEEFWEVSATKVPYSRYLIKKYIQNSHRDIFDVKQLRLMICNYEQVQLGMIDVFDLEPRDRRAAIGILIAKKEERRKGYGAEVISLVCNYCFSHLGLHQVYANVTIDNSASISLFEKSGFSKVGIKKDWVLINGQFKDEVLYQLINVH from the coding sequence ATGTTAACTCTTAAAGGAAATAAAGTTTTTCTACGAGCTCTTGAGCCGGAAGATCTGGATTTTATTCATGAGGTCGAAAACACTGAAGAATTTTGGGAAGTAAGTGCTACCAAAGTTCCTTATTCCAGGTACCTGATCAAAAAGTATATTCAAAATTCTCACCGGGACATTTTTGATGTGAAACAATTACGTCTTATGATATGTAATTATGAGCAGGTTCAATTGGGAATGATTGATGTTTTTGATCTTGAACCGAGGGACAGAAGAGCTGCAATTGGAATTTTAATTGCAAAGAAGGAGGAACGGCGTAAGGGTTATGGAGCAGAAGTGATTTCACTTGTGTGTAATTATTGCTTCTCTCACCTTGGCCTGCACCAGGTTTATGCTAATGTTACCATAGATAATTCTGCAAGTATAAGTTTGTTTGAAAAGAGTGGTTTTAGCAAAGTAGGCATTAAGAAGGACTGGGTGCTCATCAATGGGCAATTTAAAGACGAGGTTTTATATCAATTAATCAATGTACATTAA
- the mltG gene encoding endolytic transglycosylase MltG, producing the protein MYIKRILLVVALIGLVVLGIFSYNIYNYIFSPNTAFEEQKVTIYIPTGATYEVVLDSLKPHLKDVSSFHQVAQKKGYDPKAGKYTLERGMNNNDIINRLRSGNDPVRVIFNNQERLENLAGRISTQIEADSTELLEAMKESEFLQQNEFTTANALGMYIPNQYEFFWNTSAEDFRKRMKREYERFWTEERLKKADQIGLTPHQVTVIASIVQKETAKVDERPKVAGVYMNRYKNGWKLDADPTVIYAIKQENNNFDTIIKRVLYKDLTLESPYNTYKYKELPPGPIAMPDISSIDAVLNYEDHKYFYFVADVENFGYHKFAETLAQHNRNKQAYVRWINQQGVKR; encoded by the coding sequence ATGTACATTAAAAGGATACTATTAGTAGTTGCCCTTATAGGACTGGTTGTTCTGGGGATCTTCAGCTATAACATATATAATTACATATTTTCTCCAAATACTGCTTTTGAAGAACAGAAAGTAACAATTTATATTCCCACAGGTGCTACTTATGAAGTAGTTCTGGACAGCTTAAAACCGCATTTAAAAGATGTTTCTTCCTTTCACCAGGTTGCTCAAAAAAAAGGTTATGATCCAAAGGCTGGAAAGTACACTTTGGAAAGAGGCATGAACAACAATGATATTATTAACAGGCTGAGGAGCGGAAATGATCCTGTACGAGTGATTTTTAATAATCAGGAAAGGCTGGAAAATCTTGCCGGAAGAATTTCTACACAAATTGAAGCAGACAGCACTGAGCTTTTGGAGGCAATGAAAGAAAGTGAATTTTTGCAACAAAATGAATTTACCACTGCAAATGCCTTAGGAATGTATATTCCTAATCAATATGAATTTTTCTGGAATACTTCTGCTGAAGATTTTCGAAAAAGAATGAAACGTGAGTATGAGAGATTCTGGACAGAAGAACGACTGAAAAAAGCTGACCAAATTGGTTTAACACCTCACCAGGTCACTGTAATAGCTTCTATAGTTCAAAAAGAAACTGCTAAAGTAGATGAGCGGCCAAAGGTTGCTGGAGTGTATATGAACAGGTATAAGAATGGCTGGAAGCTGGACGCAGATCCTACAGTAATTTATGCAATTAAGCAGGAGAATAATAATTTTGACACAATTATAAAAAGAGTGCTTTACAAGGATTTAACTCTTGAATCGCCTTACAATACTTATAAATACAAAGAACTTCCACCCGGCCCAATTGCCATGCCGGATATTTCTTCTATTGATGCCGTTTTAAATTATGAGGATCACAAGTACTTTTATTTCGTGGCCGATGTAGAAAATTTTGGCTATCACAAATTTGCTGAAACCCTGGCCCAGCATAATCGGAATAAACAGGCTTATGTGAGGTGGATTAACCAGCAGGGAGTTAAAAGATAA
- a CDS encoding SAM-dependent methyltransferase, whose protein sequence is MAQPSFQYSGKLYLIPTTLGPSNPIEVLPYSIKKIIEKVDHYIVENEKTARRSIKEVVPGKKQPLLKLSLLNKFTEASSLSGFLDPCKDGLDVGLLSEAGCPGVADPGAEIVQIAHSMGIQVVPLVGPSSILLAMMGSGMNGQSFTFHGYLPIDKKERKQELKNLERISLERKQAQIFIETPYRNNAFLEDMTAVLHPGTRLCVACDLTLPSEFILTQTIAAWKKTKVDLHKRPTIFVLQKEN, encoded by the coding sequence ATGGCCCAGCCTTCTTTCCAATATTCGGGAAAACTATATTTAATTCCCACCACTTTGGGTCCTTCCAATCCCATTGAGGTGCTCCCCTACTCCATTAAAAAAATAATAGAAAAGGTGGACCATTACATTGTTGAAAATGAAAAAACTGCCAGAAGATCCATCAAAGAAGTGGTACCCGGCAAAAAACAGCCTTTGCTTAAATTAAGCCTCCTAAATAAATTTACTGAAGCCTCCAGTTTATCTGGTTTTTTAGATCCTTGTAAAGATGGATTGGACGTGGGTCTCTTAAGTGAAGCAGGATGTCCCGGGGTTGCAGATCCCGGTGCCGAAATTGTACAAATTGCCCATTCTATGGGAATTCAGGTTGTACCATTGGTAGGGCCATCTTCAATTCTTCTTGCAATGATGGGCAGCGGTATGAACGGCCAGAGTTTCACTTTCCATGGCTATTTACCTATAGATAAAAAAGAGAGAAAACAGGAGCTAAAGAATTTGGAAAGGATTTCTCTGGAGAGAAAACAGGCACAAATTTTTATTGAAACTCCTTACAGGAACAATGCTTTTTTAGAAGATATGACAGCTGTACTGCATCCCGGAACACGTTTATGTGTAGCCTGTGATCTCACCCTGCCTTCTGAATTTATTTTGACGCAAACAATTGCAGCCTGGAAGAAAACAAAAGTGGACCTTCATAAAAGGCCCACTATATTCGTGCTTCAAAAGGAAAATTAA
- the dnaA gene encoding chromosomal replication initiator protein DnaA yields MSKTAQSVWNSCLAFIKDNITPQAYKTWFEPIQAVKLTDCALSIQVPSKFFYEWLEEHYVKLLKVSLTKELGEKAKLVYVIKMENTYGNKLPFTEKIPSTQRSQMASQEVDVPVKNRNPELRNPFIIPGIRNVKIESQLNPNYNFENFLEGDSNRLARSAGLAVSNKPGGTSFNPLLIFGGVGLGKTHLAHAIGVDIKDKYPEKTVLYISAEKFTQQYIESVKKNNRNDFIHFYQIIDVLIVDDIQLLSGKAGTQDVFFHIFNHLHQNGKQVILTSDKAPVDMQDIEQRLLSRFKWGLSAELQHPDFETRVSIIKNKLYRDGVEMPEDIIEFLANNIKTNIRELEGAIISLIAHSSFNKKDITLELAKKIVDNYVKNTKREVSIDYIQKIVSDYFQMDVETLQSKTRKRHIVQARQLAMFFAKKFTKASLASIGSQIGKRDHATVLHACKTVDNLAATDKQFKKFVEDLNKKLTL; encoded by the coding sequence ATGTCAAAAACTGCGCAATCAGTTTGGAATAGCTGTCTGGCTTTTATCAAAGATAACATTACTCCTCAAGCCTACAAAACATGGTTTGAGCCGATACAAGCAGTAAAACTTACCGATTGTGCATTGAGTATACAGGTTCCTTCAAAGTTTTTTTACGAGTGGCTGGAAGAGCATTATGTGAAATTGCTGAAGGTTTCTTTAACCAAAGAACTTGGTGAAAAGGCCAAATTGGTTTACGTAATTAAGATGGAAAACACTTACGGAAACAAATTACCTTTTACTGAAAAAATACCCAGCACCCAGCGCAGCCAAATGGCTTCTCAGGAAGTAGATGTTCCTGTAAAAAACAGAAATCCCGAACTACGAAATCCTTTTATTATTCCGGGTATCCGGAATGTAAAAATAGAGTCCCAGTTAAATCCTAATTACAATTTTGAAAACTTCCTGGAGGGAGATTCTAACAGGCTGGCAAGATCTGCAGGCTTAGCAGTGTCTAATAAACCTGGTGGAACTTCGTTTAACCCGCTGTTGATATTTGGAGGAGTTGGATTAGGAAAGACTCACCTGGCCCATGCCATTGGAGTAGATATTAAAGACAAGTATCCGGAAAAGACAGTTTTATATATTTCTGCTGAAAAATTTACACAGCAGTATATAGAATCTGTAAAGAAGAATAACAGGAATGACTTCATTCATTTCTACCAGATCATTGATGTACTTATAGTGGATGATATTCAGTTGCTTTCGGGTAAAGCCGGAACACAGGATGTATTCTTCCACATTTTTAATCACCTGCATCAAAATGGTAAGCAGGTTATTCTCACGAGTGATAAGGCGCCTGTCGATATGCAGGACATTGAACAACGTTTGTTGTCCCGATTTAAATGGGGTCTTTCAGCAGAGCTTCAACATCCTGATTTTGAAACCCGGGTTTCTATTATAAAGAACAAATTGTATCGTGACGGGGTGGAAATGCCAGAGGATATTATCGAATTCCTCGCTAACAACATAAAAACTAATATCAGGGAGCTGGAAGGTGCTATAATTTCTCTTATTGCTCACTCTTCATTCAACAAGAAGGACATCACCCTGGAACTGGCTAAGAAAATTGTTGACAATTACGTCAAAAATACCAAACGAGAGGTTTCGATCGATTATATCCAAAAGATAGTGAGCGATTACTTCCAGATGGATGTAGAAACATTACAATCAAAAACCCGGAAACGCCATATTGTTCAGGCCAGGCAACTGGCAATGTTCTTTGCCAAGAAATTTACCAAAGCCTCCCTTGCGAGTATTGGCAGCCAGATAGGAAAGCGTGACCACGCAACGGTACTACACGCCTGCAAAACAGTAGACAATCTTGCAGCAACAGATAAGCAATTCAAGAAGTTTGTTGAAGATCTCAATAAAAAACTTACTCTATAA
- a CDS encoding YigZ family protein, whose amino-acid sequence MSDTYKTILKPGEEVLFKDKSSKFFGYTFPVTSEEHAAVHLEELRKKHSKARHWCYAWQIGKEELHYRANDDGEPSNSAGMPIYGQIQSFDVTNILIVVVRYFGGTKLGVGGLINAYKTTAQLALENSKIITRTIDEIFEIRFDYPEMNIVMRLIKEHDLNILKQDLALDCQIIITVRKKDAEEIFTKFDSIYKVEIRKQEN is encoded by the coding sequence ATGAGCGACACCTATAAGACAATACTAAAACCCGGAGAAGAAGTTTTGTTCAAAGACAAGAGTTCAAAATTCTTTGGATACACTTTTCCGGTGACTTCAGAAGAGCATGCCGCAGTCCACCTTGAGGAATTGAGGAAAAAACATTCCAAAGCACGACATTGGTGTTACGCCTGGCAAATTGGAAAGGAGGAATTGCATTATCGTGCAAATGATGATGGGGAGCCATCTAACTCAGCAGGAATGCCAATATATGGTCAAATACAGTCTTTTGATGTCACCAATATCCTAATTGTTGTGGTGAGATATTTTGGAGGTACTAAATTAGGAGTAGGAGGCTTAATTAATGCTTATAAAACCACAGCTCAATTAGCTTTGGAGAACAGTAAGATAATTACAAGAACAATTGATGAAATTTTTGAAATACGATTTGATTATCCTGAAATGAATATAGTCATGCGACTTATCAAAGAACACGACCTAAATATTTTGAAACAGGACCTTGCTTTGGACTGCCAAATTATTATTACTGTAAGAAAAAAAGATGCAGAAGAAATATTTACCAAATTTGATAGTATTTATAAAGTAGAAATTCGAAAACAGGAAAATTAA
- a CDS encoding HAD family phosphatase, with amino-acid sequence MIKTIIFDFGDIFVNLDKPATKRELEKHKIDGFTDAIQECNKDYEKGLITSKEFIHKYTSEYPQLNQEAFKHSWNSILVEFPRYRYDFLKKLSEEKDFQLILLSNTNEIHIDWIKDNVPFFEEFKNCFDAFYLSHEINFRKPDAAIYKYVLEQHDLNPEECLFIDDTKENTDAAAELGIHTWNLEPTREDVIDLFTAKQELF; translated from the coding sequence ATGATAAAGACAATTATATTTGATTTTGGTGACATTTTTGTCAACCTCGATAAACCTGCAACAAAACGGGAGCTGGAAAAGCACAAAATTGATGGATTTACAGATGCCATCCAGGAGTGTAATAAAGACTATGAAAAAGGTTTAATCACTTCAAAAGAGTTTATACATAAATACACTTCAGAATATCCTCAACTTAATCAGGAGGCTTTTAAACATTCATGGAATTCTATTCTTGTTGAATTTCCCAGATACAGATATGATTTTCTGAAAAAACTTTCCGAAGAAAAAGATTTTCAGCTTATTCTACTAAGTAATACTAATGAGATCCATATAGACTGGATTAAAGATAATGTTCCCTTTTTTGAAGAATTCAAAAATTGCTTTGACGCTTTTTACCTCTCGCACGAGATTAATTTCAGAAAACCTGATGCAGCTATTTATAAATATGTACTGGAACAACACGATCTAAATCCGGAGGAGTGTTTGTTTATAGATGATACTAAGGAGAACACAGATGCGGCTGCTGAATTGGGTATTCATACCTGGAACCTTGAACCTACCCGTGAAGATGTAATAGATCTTTTTACTGCTAAACAAGAGCTGTTTTGA
- a CDS encoding GNAT family N-acetyltransferase, translated as MSSYKIREIQPKDNEQVAQVVRNVLVEMGVPKVGTAYEDKSLDDMYGYYDEPKKEYFVVEEEDKILGCAGIAPLPGEPDICELQKMYFLPEARGRGIGAAMMQTCLQFAKDAGYKKCYLETMPYMEHARKLYARTGFESIEGPMGTT; from the coding sequence ATGAGTAGTTATAAAATTCGTGAAATTCAACCTAAGGACAATGAGCAGGTTGCACAGGTGGTTAGAAATGTACTGGTGGAAATGGGAGTTCCTAAAGTAGGTACAGCCTATGAAGACAAATCTCTTGATGATATGTATGGCTACTATGATGAGCCAAAAAAGGAATATTTTGTGGTTGAAGAAGAGGATAAGATACTTGGTTGTGCGGGGATTGCGCCTTTACCCGGAGAACCCGATATTTGTGAGCTTCAAAAAATGTATTTTCTTCCGGAAGCACGGGGCAGGGGAATAGGTGCTGCGATGATGCAAACCTGCCTCCAATTTGCAAAAGATGCCGGGTATAAGAAATGTTACCTTGAGACTATGCCTTATATGGAACATGCAAGAAAACTGTACGCCCGCACAGGATTTGAGTCTATTGAAGGACCTATGGGAA